A stretch of the Polaribacter pacificus genome encodes the following:
- the trpS gene encoding tryptophan--tRNA ligase has product MSRILTGVQSTGTPHLGNLLGAILPAIQMAKDAKEETFLFIADMHSLTQIKDAKELKGNTYSVAATWLACGLDINNTVFYRQSDVPETTELTWYLSCFFPYQRLTLAHSFKDKADRLADVNTGLFVYPMLMAADILLYDAEVVPVGKDQLQHLEMTRDVASRFNHVVGDTLVLPTAKINEETQLIPGTDGEKMSKSRDNFINIFLDDKKLRKQIMSIQTDSTPLEEPKDPETDNVFALYKLLASEDQIKEMRDNYLGGNYGYGHAKQALFELILQRFEKERETYTYYMNNLEEIDKALEVGAQKARAVAKEVLQRVRSKIGY; this is encoded by the coding sequence ATGTCAAGAATTTTAACAGGGGTACAAAGCACAGGAACTCCACATTTAGGAAATTTATTAGGTGCTATTTTACCTGCCATTCAGATGGCAAAAGACGCCAAAGAAGAAACCTTTTTGTTTATTGCAGATATGCATTCATTAACACAAATTAAAGATGCAAAAGAACTGAAGGGAAACACCTATAGTGTTGCTGCTACTTGGCTGGCCTGTGGATTAGACATTAATAACACTGTTTTTTACCGTCAAAGTGATGTGCCAGAAACTACCGAGTTAACCTGGTATTTAAGCTGTTTTTTTCCATACCAACGGTTAACACTTGCGCATAGTTTTAAAGACAAAGCAGATCGTTTGGCTGATGTAAATACAGGACTGTTTGTATATCCAATGCTTATGGCTGCCGATATTCTATTATATGATGCAGAAGTTGTCCCTGTAGGAAAAGATCAATTACAGCACTTAGAAATGACCCGAGATGTCGCTAGTAGATTTAATCATGTTGTTGGAGATACTCTTGTATTGCCAACCGCTAAAATAAATGAAGAAACTCAATTGATTCCTGGAACTGATGGAGAAAAGATGAGTAAATCTAGAGATAACTTTATCAATATATTTTTGGATGATAAAAAACTGCGCAAGCAAATTATGTCTATTCAGACAGATAGCACTCCTTTAGAAGAGCCTAAGGATCCAGAGACTGATAATGTTTTTGCCCTATATAAATTATTGGCTTCTGAAGATCAAATTAAAGAAATGCGCGACAATTATCTTGGCGGAAATTATGGTTATGGACATGCAAAACAAGCCTTGTTTGAATTAATACTTCAACGCTTCGAGAAAGAAAGAGAAACCTATACCTATTATATGAATAACCTTGAAGAAATTGATAAGGCATTAGAAGTAGGTGCACAAAAAGCCAGAGCTGTTGCAAAAGAAGTACTACAGAGAGTTCGATCAAAAATAGGTTATTAA
- a CDS encoding lysophospholipid acyltransferase family protein: MEWIRNFLRILWRLWFYVFFGVSILLMIPFLLILTTRESYYPFLYKIIRFFSKSLIFCMGFRLSTQIEEPLDRHKSYMFCPNHTSMLDPFILIAMVPNPIVFVGKAELSKIPVFGFFYKKVCILVDRTSPKSRRDVYMKAKRRLQDGTSVAIFPEGLVPTEDVVLSPFKNGAFSLAIEHQIPIVPALYYDCKRLFSWTIFKGSPGVLRVKQFASIPTQGLEKKQAAALKASLYQKLYAALEKDAAYMKDTNRLKNNE, from the coding sequence ATGGAATGGATTAGAAATTTTTTACGCATACTTTGGCGCCTGTGGTTTTATGTTTTTTTTGGCGTATCCATACTTTTAATGATTCCTTTTTTATTGATTTTAACAACACGTGAAAGCTATTATCCTTTTTTGTATAAAATCATCCGATTTTTTTCTAAGTCTTTGATTTTCTGCATGGGATTTCGCCTATCAACACAAATAGAAGAACCATTAGATCGACATAAAAGTTATATGTTTTGTCCTAATCACACGTCTATGTTAGATCCTTTTATTTTAATAGCCATGGTTCCAAACCCGATTGTTTTTGTGGGCAAAGCAGAGCTTTCTAAAATTCCTGTTTTTGGGTTTTTTTATAAAAAGGTTTGCATTTTAGTAGATAGAACAAGTCCAAAAAGCAGAAGAGACGTGTATATGAAGGCAAAACGAAGACTTCAAGACGGTACTAGTGTCGCTATTTTTCCAGAAGGGTTGGTTCCAACAGAAGATGTTGTTTTAAGCCCGTTTAAAAACGGAGCTTTTAGTTTGGCCATAGAACATCAAATACCAATTGTGCCTGCACTTTATTACGATTGTAAACGCTTGTTTTCTTGGACTATTTTTAAAGGGTCTCCAGGAGTCTTAAGAGTTAAACAATTTGCAAGCATCCCAACCCAAGGATTAGAAAAAAAACAAGCAGCAGCTCTTAAAGCTAGTTTGTACCAAAAACTTTATGCTGCCTTAGAAAAGGATGCGGCCTATATGAAAGACACCAACAGATTAAAAAACAATGAGTAA
- the trhA gene encoding PAQR family membrane homeostasis protein TrhA has translation MSKSVHKYSKKEEFLNIYSHGFGLILSLISLPFLWLKAMDYESFTQSASFVIFGLSMIILYAASTFYHAAKDPKKRRILNIVDHAAIYVLIAGTYTPFTLVSLSGSTGNTIFFITWGLALIGIILKLFFTGRFDKLSTLMYVLMGWQIVFAIEPLTEQLATNGIFWLFTGGVFYTVGAVLYAIKKIPYNHAIFHLFVLLGTCSHFIAVYWYC, from the coding sequence ATGAGTAAATCAGTACATAAATATTCTAAAAAGGAAGAGTTTTTAAACATTTACAGTCATGGATTTGGCTTGATTTTAAGCCTTATTTCTTTGCCTTTTTTGTGGTTAAAAGCAATGGACTATGAAAGCTTTACCCAATCAGCCAGCTTTGTAATTTTTGGCCTTAGTATGATTATTTTATATGCAGCATCTACCTTTTATCACGCCGCCAAAGATCCAAAAAAAAGAAGAATTTTAAATATTGTAGATCATGCTGCTATCTACGTTTTAATTGCGGGTACCTACACTCCTTTTACATTAGTTAGCTTGTCTGGAAGCACAGGAAATACGATTTTTTTTATTACCTGGGGATTGGCTTTAATAGGGATCATTCTCAAACTTTTTTTTACGGGAAGATTTGACAAGTTATCCACACTAATGTATGTTTTAATGGGCTGGCAAATTGTTTTTGCTATTGAACCACTCACAGAACAACTTGCAACTAATGGTATTTTTTGGTTATTTACAGGAGGTGTTTTTTATACCGTTGGCGCAGTTTTATATGCCATTAAAAAGATACCTTACAACCACGCAATTTTTCATTTATTTGTTTTACTAGGAACTTGTTCACATTTTATAGCCGTGTATTGGTATTGCTAG
- a CDS encoding CYTH domain-containing protein, producing MNLEIERKFLVKSTVFKQEATQKKYIKQGFLNKDPNRTVRVRILDDCGYLTIKGLSNKSGTTRFEWEKEISRVDAENLFLLAEVGIVEKFRYFVKSKEHTFEVDEFLGDNQGLIIAEIELNSEDEVFIKPDWLGPEVTGEPKYYNTVLSNNPFKNWAQKNLE from the coding sequence ATGAATCTTGAAATTGAACGAAAATTTTTAGTAAAAAGTACTGTTTTTAAACAAGAAGCAACTCAAAAGAAGTATATCAAACAGGGCTTTTTAAACAAGGATCCAAATAGAACTGTAAGGGTTCGGATTTTGGATGATTGTGGCTATCTAACCATTAAAGGGCTCTCAAATAAATCTGGAACAACACGTTTTGAATGGGAAAAAGAAATTAGCCGTGTTGACGCTGAAAACCTATTCTTACTTGCAGAAGTGGGGATTGTTGAAAAGTTTCGATATTTTGTAAAATCTAAAGAACATACCTTTGAGGTTGATGAATTTCTTGGAGATAACCAAGGTTTGATCATTGCAGAAATTGAATTAAATTCTGAAGACGAGGTTTTTATTAAACCCGATTGGTTAGGGCCTGAAGTTACAGGAGAACCTAAGTATTACAACACAGTTCTGAGCAACAATCCATTTAAAAATTGGGCACAAAAAAACCTCGAATAA
- a CDS encoding two-component regulator propeller domain-containing protein: MKKLCLFAWLFISINITAQTDYSQRWEDFYSYNNVKDFEKVGNSIFAITDNAVFSYDLSSNTSQKMSSVSGFSGETTSAIHYSESSNILVIGYENGLLEILDVDGNITIAADIVNFDQSGEKEITAIYEHNQKLYLATPFAIIVYDIAALEFGDTYFIGSGSSSLKINDLTIYADQIYAATENGIYSADINNKSLIDFNNWTRLVQGNFNQVAVFQDKIYTSSNTDLYELQAANLLPVKNYSTAIQSLQSSANALSVGLLKEAFFYAANLTELANVKPNTTFNFSLNTATFVDNVVFLGTKEYGLLTSELSSLNSFKEIHPTGPISNQVFAIEAHQNNFWVVYGGYNTAYVPLGLLKGYSHYNGNEWVNTTPNSLNPIYDLVNITIDTKHENRVFISSFADTNSGNYFSGGGLLEVIDDTQANFYSSQNSPLEDLFPSNPNRITTRISGSAFDDQGNLWVADALGSQKLKKLLPDGSWLSFDLSSLQSNSAQETNKVVIDRSSNVWIGTRRNGVYVFNENDQKKKALTTEITKGSLPHPNVRALAVDRNNKVWIGTQSGLVVFSDVNSLFDANVYDASPIIILDDGIPKKLLGDQTVNTIAVDGADNKWFGTENGGVVYTNPSGLTTLAAFNKDNSPLPSNKILKISVDTSNGKVYFATDKGVVAYNSEVATFGEVLTEVYAYPNPALKQHESITIDGRNGQHLPKGANVKILDVSGNLVYETNVIEGQEVQGGKVVWNKQNLAGVKVASGVYIVLIINEDGSETSSTKIAVIN, encoded by the coding sequence ATGAAAAAATTGTGCCTTTTTGCCTGGCTATTCATATCAATCAACATCACAGCCCAGACTGATTATTCACAGCGTTGGGAAGATTTTTACTCCTACAATAATGTCAAGGATTTTGAGAAGGTTGGAAACAGTATTTTTGCAATTACTGACAATGCAGTTTTTAGTTATGATCTAAGCAGTAATACTAGTCAAAAGATGTCTTCAGTATCTGGTTTTTCTGGAGAAACAACCTCTGCAATCCACTATAGTGAATCGAGTAATATTTTAGTTATTGGCTATGAAAATGGCTTGTTAGAAATTCTAGATGTCGATGGAAATATAACCATCGCCGCTGATATTGTCAACTTTGATCAATCTGGCGAAAAGGAAATTACAGCTATTTATGAGCACAACCAAAAACTTTATTTAGCAACTCCTTTTGCGATCATTGTGTATGATATTGCTGCTTTGGAGTTTGGCGATACTTATTTTATAGGTAGTGGTTCTTCATCATTAAAAATTAATGACCTCACCATTTATGCTGATCAAATCTATGCAGCAACAGAAAATGGAATTTACTCTGCTGATATCAATAACAAATCCCTAATTGATTTTAATAACTGGACCCGCCTTGTTCAAGGAAATTTCAATCAGGTTGCGGTATTTCAAGATAAAATTTACACAAGTTCAAATACTGATTTGTATGAGCTACAAGCAGCAAACCTGTTACCGGTAAAAAATTATTCCACAGCAATTCAAAGTTTGCAGAGTTCAGCAAACGCACTTTCTGTTGGCCTTTTAAAAGAAGCTTTTTTTTATGCTGCCAATCTTACGGAGTTGGCAAATGTAAAACCCAATACCACATTTAATTTTTCATTAAATACCGCCACTTTTGTTGATAATGTTGTCTTTTTAGGAACTAAGGAGTACGGTTTGTTAACTTCAGAACTTTCAAGTTTAAACTCTTTTAAAGAGATTCACCCAACAGGTCCTATTAGCAATCAAGTATTTGCTATAGAGGCACATCAAAACAATTTCTGGGTGGTTTATGGTGGTTATAATACTGCTTACGTACCATTAGGTTTATTGAAAGGGTATAGTCATTATAATGGAAATGAATGGGTAAATACGACTCCAAACAGCCTAAACCCCATTTATGACCTTGTAAATATTACGATCGATACCAAACATGAGAATCGTGTTTTTATCAGTTCTTTTGCCGATACTAATTCTGGAAATTATTTTTCAGGAGGTGGTTTGTTAGAAGTCATTGATGATACCCAAGCCAATTTTTATTCTTCACAGAATAGCCCTTTAGAAGATTTATTTCCTAGCAATCCCAACAGAATTACGACAAGAATAAGCGGTTCTGCCTTTGACGATCAAGGAAACTTATGGGTAGCTGATGCTCTGGGTTCTCAAAAGTTAAAAAAATTGCTACCTGATGGTAGCTGGTTGAGTTTTGATTTAAGCAGCTTACAGAGTAATTCCGCCCAAGAAACAAATAAAGTAGTTATAGACCGCAGCTCTAATGTTTGGATTGGTACCCGAAGAAATGGAGTTTATGTTTTTAATGAAAATGATCAAAAAAAGAAAGCCTTAACTACAGAAATCACCAAAGGGAGTTTACCACACCCCAATGTAAGAGCCTTGGCTGTTGATAGAAATAATAAAGTCTGGATAGGAACACAGTCTGGTCTGGTTGTTTTTAGCGATGTCAATAGCCTGTTTGATGCAAATGTTTATGATGCCTCTCCTATTATTATTTTGGACGATGGAATCCCTAAAAAACTCTTAGGAGATCAAACCGTTAACACCATTGCAGTTGATGGAGCAGACAACAAGTGGTTTGGTACAGAAAACGGAGGAGTGGTTTATACAAACCCAAGCGGTTTGACTACTCTTGCAGCTTTTAACAAAGACAATTCACCCTTGCCTTCTAATAAAATTTTAAAGATTAGCGTTGATACTAGCAATGGTAAGGTCTATTTTGCCACCGATAAAGGAGTGGTTGCCTACAATAGTGAGGTTGCTACTTTTGGAGAGGTTTTGACAGAGGTCTACGCCTATCCAAATCCAGCCTTAAAGCAGCATGAATCCATTACGATTGATGGTAGAAACGGCCAGCATTTGCCCAAAGGAGCTAATGTTAAAATTTTAGATGTATCAGGGAATCTTGTTTATGAAACCAATGTGATTGAAGGGCAAGAAGTACAAGGAGGTAAAGTGGTTTGGAACAAACAAAATTTAGCGGGCGTAAAAGTTGCTTCGGGAGTGTATATTGTGCTTATTATTAATGAAGATGGATCAGAAACTTCAAGTACAAAAATCGCAGTAATTAACTAA
- the recO gene encoding DNA repair protein RecO gives MALVQTKAIVLSAIKYSDTSLIVRCFTLKEGVKSYLLKGVLSARKSKLKPAYFQPLNQLYIEANHNTKGALNSIREVHIAHPFQSIHAQIFKQTIVLFLAEMLGKTIREEEENEPLFDYLESSIIWLDTHDEVSNFHLFFLFNLTRYLGFFPDLSENHREGFHLLDGVFTDEILDKEVLTGESLKQFKKLFHVTTENYHTVSFHKTERQQVLQLLIRYFELQLDGFQKPKSLAVLETVFS, from the coding sequence ATGGCACTCGTACAAACCAAAGCAATCGTTTTAAGTGCTATTAAATACAGCGATACTAGTTTAATTGTCCGTTGTTTTACACTAAAAGAAGGGGTAAAAAGCTATCTTTTAAAAGGTGTTTTAAGTGCACGGAAATCCAAATTAAAGCCCGCCTATTTTCAGCCACTTAATCAGCTTTATATCGAAGCAAACCACAATACTAAAGGAGCTTTAAACAGTATTCGAGAAGTGCATATTGCACATCCTTTTCAAAGCATACACGCACAAATATTTAAACAAACCATTGTTCTTTTTTTGGCAGAAATGCTGGGTAAAACTATTCGAGAAGAAGAAGAAAATGAGCCCTTATTTGACTATTTAGAGTCTTCTATTATTTGGTTAGACACCCATGATGAGGTCTCAAATTTTCACCTTTTTTTCTTGTTTAATTTAACCCGATACTTAGGTTTTTTTCCTGATTTATCAGAAAATCACAGAGAAGGTTTTCATTTGTTAGACGGTGTTTTTACCGATGAAATCTTAGATAAGGAAGTACTTACAGGTGAAAGCTTAAAACAGTTTAAAAAGCTGTTTCATGTAACTACAGAGAATTACCATACGGTGAGTTTTCATAAAACAGAAAGACAACAAGTCTTGCAGTTATTAATTCGGTATTTTGAACTGCAGTTAGACGGTTTTCAAAAACCAAAATCACTGGCTGTTTTAGAAACGGTTTTTTCGTAA
- a CDS encoding SdpI family protein: MNPYIYVLSVNGLLLFFSLLFYFFPPTKINGLYGYRTNKSMQNEDIWNFANQFFNKTLLIYTAIALVAALLFVFVTNVEITWQPMVLMLLSLAVSVIKTEQALSQNFDDEGKRKKQ; encoded by the coding sequence ATGAATCCTTATATATATGTACTTTCTGTAAACGGGCTTCTCCTTTTCTTTAGCCTGTTATTTTATTTTTTTCCTCCAACAAAAATCAATGGATTGTACGGGTACCGTACAAATAAATCCATGCAAAATGAAGATATTTGGAATTTTGCCAATCAGTTTTTTAATAAGACCTTGTTAATATATACAGCTATTGCTTTGGTAGCTGCTTTGCTGTTTGTTTTTGTAACGAACGTAGAAATTACTTGGCAACCTATGGTTCTTATGTTGCTTAGTTTAGCTGTTTCTGTCATTAAAACAGAACAAGCACTCTCGCAAAATTTTGACGATGAGGGCAAAAGAAAAAAACAATAG
- a CDS encoding acyl-CoA thioesterase, translating into MTGIDDLLSMLDVDKTNENEFTGLSITIGSPNVFGGQVLAQSINAAYKSIKNNRVLHSLHAYFLEPGHLEIPIVYKVTEMRNGGSFSTRRVTALQNDKTIFILAASFHKEEEGFEHQMDLKTAVKQPEELLSWEDMLEQMGDFLPGKLKAFLEIERPIDFKPTMIVNPLDKEDLPPLNQVWFRVKGDAKELDLSTKQEILTYISDYNILNATLYPNGSKANFGNMQMASLDHSMWFFRDFDLSDWLLYDMDSPNSFGARGFARGHIYTREGKLVASVAQEGLMRPIKKNR; encoded by the coding sequence ATGACTGGAATCGATGATTTACTATCCATGTTAGATGTAGACAAGACCAATGAAAATGAATTTACGGGTTTAAGTATTACCATAGGAAGTCCTAATGTTTTTGGAGGTCAAGTTTTGGCTCAATCCATTAATGCTGCCTATAAAAGCATCAAAAACAACAGAGTGTTGCATTCTTTACATGCTTATTTTTTAGAGCCAGGCCATCTAGAAATCCCTATCGTTTATAAGGTTACAGAAATGAGAAATGGAGGGAGTTTTTCTACCCGACGTGTGACTGCTTTGCAAAATGATAAGACCATCTTTATTTTAGCTGCTTCTTTTCATAAAGAAGAAGAGGGCTTTGAGCATCAAATGGATTTAAAAACTGCTGTAAAACAACCCGAAGAGCTACTGAGCTGGGAGGATATGCTAGAGCAAATGGGTGATTTTTTACCAGGAAAATTAAAAGCTTTTTTAGAAATAGAAAGACCCATCGATTTTAAACCCACAATGATTGTAAACCCTTTAGACAAAGAAGATTTACCTCCTTTAAATCAGGTATGGTTTCGTGTAAAAGGTGATGCTAAAGAGCTAGATCTAAGCACCAAGCAAGAAATTTTAACCTATATTTCTGATTATAATATTTTAAACGCTACACTATATCCAAACGGCAGCAAAGCTAATTTTGGCAATATGCAAATGGCAAGTTTAGACCATTCTATGTGGTTTTTTAGAGACTTTGACCTAAGTGATTGGCTTTTGTACGATATGGATTCTCCCAACTCTTTTGGAGCTAGAGGCTTTGCCAGAGGACATATTTATACCCGAGAAGGAAAATTGGTAGCCTCTGTTGCACAAGAGGGTTTAATGAGACCTATAAAAAAGAACCGCTAA
- a CDS encoding GNAT family N-acetyltransferase gives MRFKNTSNILFFCAVQEIPQRIWAALDCLDNLYFNPQYLEALEKNNPQIQFFYIVLLTDKGQPTAFASLQLIDVPMDSLEESLNKNKVFYQFKCLGRKLGVFPKMTPFKVLICGNSFVSGEHGIYIRPEKNKQDAIKEIAKAMLRLVNSDEKLKKDISLFLMKDFIKESLVISDELYELNYYSFNVEPNMVFYIDPNWHSFDDYLKAMKTKFRVKAKRALQISAGLTLKKESIETIEKKLPQITALYQKVASKAQFNFGEFNIETYVSLLKNLPKNYFLYTYWLDDTMVGFMSGMLNKNSLDAHFVGIDYSKNRALGIYQRMLYDYISMGISHQVESIHFGRTASEIKSSIGAVPQELTCYIRHKKSLTNHFLKPFLKHIEPTVFQQKFPFKTVASKN, from the coding sequence ATGCGTTTTAAAAACACTTCAAACATCTTATTTTTTTGTGCAGTTCAAGAAATACCTCAGCGTATTTGGGCAGCATTAGATTGTTTGGATAATTTATATTTTAATCCACAATATCTAGAGGCTTTAGAAAAAAACAATCCTCAAATTCAATTTTTTTACATCGTTTTACTCACAGATAAAGGCCAACCCACTGCTTTTGCAAGTTTGCAATTAATTGATGTTCCTATGGATTCTTTAGAAGAGTCTTTAAATAAAAACAAAGTGTTTTATCAGTTTAAATGTTTGGGTAGAAAATTGGGTGTTTTTCCAAAAATGACTCCGTTTAAAGTGCTTATTTGTGGAAACTCTTTTGTGAGCGGAGAACATGGAATTTATATCCGTCCAGAGAAAAACAAACAAGACGCTATCAAAGAAATAGCAAAGGCCATGCTTCGATTGGTTAATTCTGATGAAAAGCTTAAGAAGGATATTTCACTTTTTTTAATGAAAGATTTTATCAAAGAGTCTCTTGTTATCTCTGATGAATTGTATGAGCTAAACTATTATTCGTTTAATGTGGAGCCAAATATGGTCTTCTATATAGACCCTAATTGGCATAGTTTTGATGACTATTTAAAAGCGATGAAAACAAAATTTAGGGTAAAAGCAAAACGCGCACTTCAGATTAGTGCTGGCTTAACCCTAAAAAAAGAAAGCATAGAGACCATAGAAAAAAAGTTGCCTCAGATAACAGCCCTTTACCAAAAAGTAGCGAGCAAAGCTCAATTTAACTTCGGTGAATTTAATATCGAAACCTATGTTAGCTTGCTAAAAAACCTGCCTAAAAATTATTTTTTATACACCTATTGGCTCGATGATACGATGGTTGGGTTTATGTCTGGAATGCTCAATAAAAATAGTTTAGATGCGCATTTTGTCGGTATTGATTATTCTAAAAACAGAGCGTTGGGTATTTATCAACGGATGCTTTATGATTATATTTCTATGGGTATTTCTCATCAAGTAGAAAGCATTCATTTTGGGAGAACCGCTAGCGAAATTAAAAGTTCTATTGGGGCAGTACCTCAAGAATTAACCTGCTATATCCGACATAAAAAATCGTTGACCAACCACTTCTTAAAACCTTTTTTAAAACACATAGAACCCACAGTCTTTCAACAGAAATTTCCTTTTAAAACGGTAGCCTCTAAAAACTAA
- a CDS encoding Crp/Fnr family transcriptional regulator, which produces MNLDFKQNFEHLFEEDLLNEIEQFGIFKEAEAGEELIDIGTYIEYMPLILHGAIKILREDEQGDELVLYFIEQGDTCAMTITCCLGKKKSEIRAIAETKAQLIMIPIEKVGSWMQKYHSWQSFVLQSYHERMKELLEAIDTIAFLNMDERILKYLKDKAIANKNETIQVTHNQIALDLHTSRVVVSRLLKALEIKGEIMLQRNQIQVLKL; this is translated from the coding sequence ATGAATTTAGACTTTAAGCAAAATTTTGAACATCTTTTTGAAGAGGATTTGTTAAATGAGATTGAGCAGTTTGGCATTTTTAAAGAGGCTGAAGCAGGTGAAGAACTTATTGATATAGGTACTTATATAGAATATATGCCTCTAATTTTACACGGTGCAATTAAGATTCTTCGCGAGGACGAGCAAGGCGATGAATTGGTTTTGTATTTTATTGAGCAGGGCGATACCTGTGCAATGACCATTACCTGTTGTCTGGGTAAAAAGAAGAGTGAGATTAGAGCCATTGCAGAGACCAAAGCCCAATTGATTATGATTCCTATAGAGAAGGTAGGGTCTTGGATGCAAAAGTACCACTCTTGGCAAAGTTTTGTTTTGCAAAGTTACCATGAGCGTATGAAAGAATTGCTAGAGGCCATTGATACCATTGCTTTTTTAAACATGGATGAGCGGATTCTAAAATATCTAAAAGACAAGGCAATTGCCAATAAAAATGAAACGATTCAGGTAACTCATAATCAGATTGCTTTAGACCTACACACTTCTAGAGTGGTGGTTTCTCGCTTGCTAAAAGCACTAGAAATTAAAGGAGAAATTATGCTACAAAGAAATCAAATACAGGTTTTAAAACTATAA
- a CDS encoding c-type heme family protein → MRIFYTLITVFLLLSCQTSEKTDYSKPTKDSTKEKNTTAKEHPGKKLMEVNCYVCHSPNATSENRIAPPMFAVKNHYISSKTTKAEFRKAVQNWIANPTEENSKMRGAIKKFGLMPKTPFPKETIDLIVDYIFDNKINHPQSSINQDKKVAPTDKPSISNKEKGLAYALSTQAVLGKNLMATIQKEGTVAALRFCNEQAYPLTDSMAVQHNAIIKRVSDKPRNLANLASFKEKEYIEIFKKDALKNKESEPILVENNGIVSFYYPIKTNASCLQCHGKPNSNIQKNTLAALKKLYPNDKAIGYNINEVRGIWSISFNQ, encoded by the coding sequence ATGAGAATTTTTTACACCCTTATTACCGTGTTTTTACTTCTGAGTTGCCAAACGTCAGAAAAGACAGATTACTCTAAGCCGACTAAAGACTCAACAAAAGAAAAAAACACCACAGCAAAAGAACACCCAGGTAAAAAATTGATGGAAGTCAATTGCTATGTATGTCATAGCCCAAATGCAACTTCAGAAAATAGAATTGCCCCACCGATGTTTGCTGTTAAAAATCACTATATTTCTTCTAAAACAACCAAAGCCGAATTTAGAAAAGCGGTTCAAAACTGGATAGCAAATCCAACAGAAGAAAATTCAAAAATGCGTGGAGCAATTAAAAAATTTGGACTAATGCCTAAGACGCCATTTCCAAAAGAAACGATAGATTTAATTGTTGATTATATTTTTGATAATAAAATTAATCATCCTCAAAGTTCTATTAATCAAGATAAAAAAGTTGCACCAACAGACAAACCATCAATCTCAAACAAAGAAAAGGGCCTCGCTTATGCATTAAGTACTCAAGCAGTACTTGGAAAAAATTTAATGGCTACCATTCAAAAAGAAGGAACAGTTGCAGCTTTAAGGTTTTGTAATGAACAGGCCTACCCTTTAACCGATAGCATGGCGGTACAACATAATGCAATTATAAAGCGAGTTTCAGACAAGCCACGTAACCTTGCTAATTTGGCAAGTTTTAAAGAAAAAGAATATATAGAAATTTTTAAAAAGGATGCTTTAAAAAATAAAGAGTCCGAGCCCATCCTTGTAGAAAACAACGGAATCGTAAGTTTTTATTATCCTATAAAAACCAATGCAAGTTGTTTACAATGTCATGGTAAACCAAACAGTAATATTCAAAAAAACACCTTAGCAGCTCTAAAAAAATTATATCCAAATGACAAAGCAATAGGGTATAATATCAATGAAGTTAGAGGAATTTGGAGTATTTCGTTTAATCAATAA